From one Desmodus rotundus isolate HL8 chromosome X, HLdesRot8A.1, whole genome shotgun sequence genomic stretch:
- the LOC128780014 gene encoding melanoma-associated antigen 10-like, with translation MPRHQMSELCKLEEDHQDPREAQGLVEEQLFRDAEEEVVSPSSLASSPSILFPDSLEGVAAAETPSPLQSPQGACLRPPPCAMAAPPWSQSEDEGSSNQEKEVPNTWEVLEDASSMLRKALQLKMTEMVEFVLLKYGARKPTTKAEMLSSVIKEYQDRFPEILSQASQCTQLVFGIEVKEVDSNDHPYVLVSTLDLTFDEMVSDGHRFPKTGPLVTLLWVIAVAGDCATEEEVWEGLDVMGVHDRKEHWIYGEPRELVTKVWVQGQYLVYQQVPSSDPACYEFLWGPRAHAETSKLKALKFLVRVNARDPSSFPSLSEGTASDEEEGA, from the coding sequence ATGCCTCGCCATCAGATGAGTGAGCTCTGCAAGCTTGAGGAAGACCATCAGgaccccagggaggcccagggcctGGTGGAGGAGCAGCTGTTTAGGGATGCAGAGGAGGAGGTTGTGTCCCCCTCCTCCTTAGCTTCCTCCCCCTCAATCCTGTTTCCAGACAGCCTAGAGGGGGTGGCTGCTGCTGAGACACCAAGTCCTCTCCAGAGTCCTCAGGGTGCCTGCCTTCGCCCTCCCCCCTGTGCCATGGCAGCCCCTCCATGGAGCCAATCTGAAGATGAGGGCTCCAGCAACCAAGAAAAGGAGGTTCCCAATACGTGGGAGGTCCTGGAAGATGCCAGTTCCATGCTCAGAAAAGCCCTGCAGTTGAAGATGACAGAAATGGTGGAGTTCGTGCTCCTGAAGTATGGTGCAAGGAAGCCCACCACAAAGGCAGAAATGCTGAGTAGCGTCATCAAAGAGTACCAGGACCGCTTCCCTGAGATCCTGAGCCAAGCCTCACAGTGCACGCAGCTTGTGTTTGGCATTGAAGTGAAGGAAGTGGACTCCAATGACCACCCCTATGTCCTGGTCAGCACGCTGGACCTCACCTTTGATGAGATGGTGAGCGATGGGCACAGATTTCCCAAAACTGGCCCCCTGGTCACGCTTCTGTGGGTGATCGCCGTGGCGGGCGATTGTGCCACTGAGGAGGAAGTCTGGGAGGGGCTGGATGTCATGGGCGTGCATGACAGGAAGGAGCACTGGATCTATGGGGAGCCCAGGGAGCTCGTCACCAAAGTGTGGGTGCAGGGACAGTACCTGGTGTACCAGCAGGTGCCCAGTAGCGATCCTGCATGTTACGAGTTTCTGTGGGGTCCCAGGGCCCATGCTGAAACCAGCAAGTTGAAAGCCCTCAAGTTTTTGGTCAGAGTTAATGCCAGGGATCCCAgttccttcccatctctgtctGAAGGGACTGCGAGTGACGAGGAAGAGGGGGCCTGA